Genomic segment of Sulfurovum sp. UBA12169:
TTTGCCATAGCAAGCAAAAAAGGTTTGTCAAAAACCAAATTGGGGGCATACTCATTTTTAAACTCTTTTTTCCAAATTGACTCTCCTCCCATGCCTGTGCCTGTGGGGTCACCCCCCTGGATCATAAAACCTTTGATGACACGGTGAAAGATAATGCCGTCATAATAGCCGTTTTTAACATGTGTGACAAAATTCTCTACAGCCAAAGGCGCAGCTTCAGGATAAAGTTTAAGCTCAATATTCCCAACATTTGTCTCAAGTACTACCACGGGCGATACTGTTTGATTTTCTTGGGGTTTGGACACCTCTGCAGCATATGTATTTGCCGACAAAAATCCTATACACAACAGTGTTTGTAACCATTTTTTCATTATACACCCTTATCACATTTATCTATTTTTAATTTTTTAAGCACTTTAGTAAAAAAATCGCCGCCCTCCCTGTGCATATCATCGTGAAACTCTAAACAAATCGCTTGAATTTCTGGGTGTTCGGTTGAAATTTTGTCAAAAATCAAAGGGGCTTGTCCTGTCTCTTTCTTTACGTCATCAATTACTTGCAAAATCTCTTTTTTCAAGCTTTGGTTGTCGCCAAAAACAAGACTCAACCCCCCATAACGTTCTTCCATTCTTAAGCGTGCTTTGATTTCTTTACATCGATCCATTTTTTTACCTTTTTTATTTAATATAACGCCTACGAAACAAAGTCCCGCAGGCTACGCTGACGCTATGTCCGCTTCAGCAGCGGGCTCGTGCGGCCAAGCCACACTTTTTAATATAACGCCTACGAAACAAAGTCCCGCAGGCTACGCTGACGCTGCTATTCTTCTATCTTGCATAGTATGTCGCCCGCGTTTCTCTAATAACATTGACTTTTATTTCGCCCGGATATTGTACCCTATCTTCTATCTCTTTTGCAATCTCCTTGCTTAGCAGCACTGCTTCATTGTCACTCATTTTGCTAGCATTGACAAAGACACGTATCTCTCTTCCTGCATTGATAGCATAGGCATTTTCTACATATTCTTTAGAAATGGCGATCTGTTCTATCTCTTTGACCCGCTTTGTAAAACTCTCCAAAACCTCCCGTCTTGCTCCCGGCCGTGCAGCCGAAAGCGCAT
This window contains:
- a CDS encoding peptidylprolyl isomerase, coding for MKKWLQTLLCIGFLSANTYAAEVSKPQENQTVSPVVVLETNVGNIELKLYPEAAPLAVENFVTHVKNGYYDGIIFHRVIKGFMIQGGDPTGTGMGGESIWKKEFKNEYAPNLVFDKPFLLAMANRGPNTNGSQFFITVAPTAWLNGGYTIFGEVIKGQEVVQKIENVTVSPGNDRPLFDQVIKKAYLR